In Papio anubis isolate 15944 chromosome 20, Panubis1.0, whole genome shotgun sequence, a single window of DNA contains:
- the ZNF211 gene encoding zinc finger protein 211 isoform X4: MATALRDPAPVPIATEVLFKLTQGSVTFEDVAVYFSWEEWDLLDEAQKHLYFDVMLENFALTSSLGLTSSWSHVVAQLGLGEVSSVLHRMFMTPASARWDQRGPGLHEWHLGKGMSSGCWHGVEHEETPSEQRISVEGVPQFRTSKEGSSSQNAYSCEICGLVLRDILHLAEHQGTNCGQKLHTYGKQFYINANLQQHQRQHIKETPFTSYVDTTSFTKSCTVHVSEKPFTCREIRKDFLANMRFLHQEATQTGEKPNNSNKCVVAFYSGKSHRNWGKYSKAFSHTDTLVQDQRILTREGLFECSKCGKACTRRCNLIQHQKVHSEERPYECNECGKFFTYYSSFIIHQRVHTGERPYVCPECGKSFSQIYSLNSHRKVHTGERPYECSECGKSFSQRSNLMQHRRVHTGERPYECSECGKSFSQNFSLIYHQRVHTGERPHECNECGKSFSRSSSLIHHRRLHTGERPYECSKCGKSFKQSSSFSSHRKVHTGERPYVCGECGKSFSHSSNLKNHQRVHTGERPVECSECSKSFSCKSNLIKHLRVHTGERPYECSECGKSFSQSSSLIQHRRVHTGKRPYQCSECGKSFGCKSVLIQHQRVHIGEKP, from the exons GTTCCCATAGCTACAGAGGTACTTTTCAAGCTTACACAG GGAAGTGTGACCTTTGAAGATGTGGCCGTGTACTTCTCCTGGGAGGAATGGGATCTCCTTGATGAGGCTCAGAAACACCTGTACTTCgatgtgatgctggagaacttTGCACTTACGTCCTCCCTGG GACTTACATCATCCTGGTCTCATGTAGTTGCTCAACTAGGACTAGGGGAAGTGTCCTCTGTTCTTCACAGGATGTTCAtgactccagcctcagcaagATGGGATCAGAGAGGGCCTGGCCTACATGAATGGCACTTGGGAAAAGGCATGTCATCAG GTTGTTGGCATGGAGTGGAGCATGAGGAAACACCTTCTGAACAGAGAATTTCTGTAGAAGGAGTGCCACAGTTCAGGACTTCCAAAGAAGGTTCATCTTCCCAGAATGCCTACTCCTGTGAAATATGTGGCCTGGTCTTGAGAGATATTTTGCACTTGGCTGAACACCAAGGAACAAACTGTGGGCAGAAACTACACACATATGGAAAACAATTCTACATCAATGCAAATCTTCAACAGCACCAGAGGCAGCACATTAAAGAGACACCTTTCACAAGTTACGTGGACACAACCTCATTTACAAAGAGCTGCACAGTCCACGTGTCGGAGAAGCCCTTCACCTGTAGGGAGATCAGGAAAgacttcctggccaacatgaggttTCTCCATCAAGAGGCCACTCAAACAGGGGAGAAGCCAAATAACAGTAACAAGTGTGTGGTGGCCTTTTACAGTGGAAAAAGTCATCGCAACTGGGGAAAATACAGTAAAGCCTTTAGCCACACAGACACACTTGTTCAGGACCAGAGAATCCTCACTAGAGAAGGGCTTTTTGAGTGCAGCAAATGTGGGAAAGCATGTACGCGAAGATGTAACCTCATTCAGCACCAGAAAGTCCACAGTGAAGAAAGGCCTTATGAATGCAACGAATGTGGAAAATTCTTTACCTACTACTCCAGTTTCATTATACATCAAagagttcatactggagaaaGGCCTTATGTGTGCCCTGAATGTGGGAAATCCTTTAGTCAGATCTACAGCCTCAATAGCCATAGGAaagttcacactggagaaaggccttaTGAATGCAGCGAATGTGGGAAATCTTTTAGCCAAAGGTCCAACCTCATGCAGCATCGcagagttcacactggagaaagaccttatgaatgcagtgaatgtgggaaatctTTTAGCCAAAACTTCAGCCTCATTTACCACcagagagttcacactggagaaagaccTCATGAGTGCAATGAATGTGGAAAATCCTTTAGCCGAAGCTCCAGCCTCATTCACCACCGGAGActtcacactggagaaagaccCTATGAGTGCAGTAAATGTGGGAAATCGTTTAAGCAAAGCTCCAGCTTCAGTTCACATCGGAAAGTCCACACAGGGGAAAGGCCTTATGTGTGTGGGGAATGTGGGAAATCCTTTAGCCATAGCTCCAACCTTAAGAACCACcagagagttcacactggagaaaggcctGTTGAGTGCAGTGAATGTAGCAAATCCTTTAGCTGTAAATCTAACCTCATTAAACACCtgagagttcacactggagaaaggccttatgagtgcagtgaatgtgggaaatcctTTAGCCAAAGTTCTAGCCTCATTCAACACCGGAGAGTTCACACTGGAAAAAGGCCTTATcagtgcagtgaatgtgggaaatcctTTGGCTGCAAATCTGTCCTCATTCAACACCAGAGAGTTCACATTGGAGAAAAGCCTTAA
- the ZNF211 gene encoding zinc finger protein 211 isoform X7 gives MATALRDPAPGSVTFEDVAVYFSWEEWDLLDEAQKHLYFDVMLENFALTSSLGCWHGVEHEETPSEQRISVEGVPQFRTSKEGSSSQNAYSCEICGLVLRDILHLAEHQGTNCGQKLHTYGKQFYINANLQQHQRQHIKETPFTSYVDTTSFTKSCTVHVSEKPFTCREIRKDFLANMRFLHQEATQTGEKPNNSNKCVVAFYSGKSHRNWGKYSKAFSHTDTLVQDQRILTREGLFECSKCGKACTRRCNLIQHQKVHSEERPYECNECGKFFTYYSSFIIHQRVHTGERPYVCPECGKSFSQIYSLNSHRKVHTGERPYECSECGKSFSQRSNLMQHRRVHTGERPYECSECGKSFSQNFSLIYHQRVHTGERPHECNECGKSFSRSSSLIHHRRLHTGERPYECSKCGKSFKQSSSFSSHRKVHTGERPYVCGECGKSFSHSSNLKNHQRVHTGERPVECSECSKSFSCKSNLIKHLRVHTGERPYECSECGKSFSQSSSLIQHRRVHTGKRPYQCSECGKSFGCKSVLIQHQRVHIGEKP, from the exons GGAAGTGTGACCTTTGAAGATGTGGCCGTGTACTTCTCCTGGGAGGAATGGGATCTCCTTGATGAGGCTCAGAAACACCTGTACTTCgatgtgatgctggagaacttTGCACTTACGTCCTCCCTGG GTTGTTGGCATGGAGTGGAGCATGAGGAAACACCTTCTGAACAGAGAATTTCTGTAGAAGGAGTGCCACAGTTCAGGACTTCCAAAGAAGGTTCATCTTCCCAGAATGCCTACTCCTGTGAAATATGTGGCCTGGTCTTGAGAGATATTTTGCACTTGGCTGAACACCAAGGAACAAACTGTGGGCAGAAACTACACACATATGGAAAACAATTCTACATCAATGCAAATCTTCAACAGCACCAGAGGCAGCACATTAAAGAGACACCTTTCACAAGTTACGTGGACACAACCTCATTTACAAAGAGCTGCACAGTCCACGTGTCGGAGAAGCCCTTCACCTGTAGGGAGATCAGGAAAgacttcctggccaacatgaggttTCTCCATCAAGAGGCCACTCAAACAGGGGAGAAGCCAAATAACAGTAACAAGTGTGTGGTGGCCTTTTACAGTGGAAAAAGTCATCGCAACTGGGGAAAATACAGTAAAGCCTTTAGCCACACAGACACACTTGTTCAGGACCAGAGAATCCTCACTAGAGAAGGGCTTTTTGAGTGCAGCAAATGTGGGAAAGCATGTACGCGAAGATGTAACCTCATTCAGCACCAGAAAGTCCACAGTGAAGAAAGGCCTTATGAATGCAACGAATGTGGAAAATTCTTTACCTACTACTCCAGTTTCATTATACATCAAagagttcatactggagaaaGGCCTTATGTGTGCCCTGAATGTGGGAAATCCTTTAGTCAGATCTACAGCCTCAATAGCCATAGGAaagttcacactggagaaaggccttaTGAATGCAGCGAATGTGGGAAATCTTTTAGCCAAAGGTCCAACCTCATGCAGCATCGcagagttcacactggagaaagaccttatgaatgcagtgaatgtgggaaatctTTTAGCCAAAACTTCAGCCTCATTTACCACcagagagttcacactggagaaagaccTCATGAGTGCAATGAATGTGGAAAATCCTTTAGCCGAAGCTCCAGCCTCATTCACCACCGGAGActtcacactggagaaagaccCTATGAGTGCAGTAAATGTGGGAAATCGTTTAAGCAAAGCTCCAGCTTCAGTTCACATCGGAAAGTCCACACAGGGGAAAGGCCTTATGTGTGTGGGGAATGTGGGAAATCCTTTAGCCATAGCTCCAACCTTAAGAACCACcagagagttcacactggagaaaggcctGTTGAGTGCAGTGAATGTAGCAAATCCTTTAGCTGTAAATCTAACCTCATTAAACACCtgagagttcacactggagaaaggccttatgagtgcagtgaatgtgggaaatcctTTAGCCAAAGTTCTAGCCTCATTCAACACCGGAGAGTTCACACTGGAAAAAGGCCTTATcagtgcagtgaatgtgggaaatcctTTGGCTGCAAATCTGTCCTCATTCAACACCAGAGAGTTCACATTGGAGAAAAGCCTTAA
- the ZNF211 gene encoding zinc finger protein 211 isoform X5, protein MATALRDPAPGSVTFEDVAVYFSWEEWDLLDEAQKHLYFDVMLENFALTSSLGLTSSWSHVVAQLGLGEVSSVLHRMFMTPASARWDQRGPGLHEWHLGKGMSSGCWHGVEHEETPSEQRISVEGVPQFRTSKEGSSSQNAYSCEICGLVLRDILHLAEHQGTNCGQKLHTYGKQFYINANLQQHQRQHIKETPFTSYVDTTSFTKSCTVHVSEKPFTCREIRKDFLANMRFLHQEATQTGEKPNNSNKCVVAFYSGKSHRNWGKYSKAFSHTDTLVQDQRILTREGLFECSKCGKACTRRCNLIQHQKVHSEERPYECNECGKFFTYYSSFIIHQRVHTGERPYVCPECGKSFSQIYSLNSHRKVHTGERPYECSECGKSFSQRSNLMQHRRVHTGERPYECSECGKSFSQNFSLIYHQRVHTGERPHECNECGKSFSRSSSLIHHRRLHTGERPYECSKCGKSFKQSSSFSSHRKVHTGERPYVCGECGKSFSHSSNLKNHQRVHTGERPVECSECSKSFSCKSNLIKHLRVHTGERPYECSECGKSFSQSSSLIQHRRVHTGKRPYQCSECGKSFGCKSVLIQHQRVHIGEKP, encoded by the exons GGAAGTGTGACCTTTGAAGATGTGGCCGTGTACTTCTCCTGGGAGGAATGGGATCTCCTTGATGAGGCTCAGAAACACCTGTACTTCgatgtgatgctggagaacttTGCACTTACGTCCTCCCTGG GACTTACATCATCCTGGTCTCATGTAGTTGCTCAACTAGGACTAGGGGAAGTGTCCTCTGTTCTTCACAGGATGTTCAtgactccagcctcagcaagATGGGATCAGAGAGGGCCTGGCCTACATGAATGGCACTTGGGAAAAGGCATGTCATCAG GTTGTTGGCATGGAGTGGAGCATGAGGAAACACCTTCTGAACAGAGAATTTCTGTAGAAGGAGTGCCACAGTTCAGGACTTCCAAAGAAGGTTCATCTTCCCAGAATGCCTACTCCTGTGAAATATGTGGCCTGGTCTTGAGAGATATTTTGCACTTGGCTGAACACCAAGGAACAAACTGTGGGCAGAAACTACACACATATGGAAAACAATTCTACATCAATGCAAATCTTCAACAGCACCAGAGGCAGCACATTAAAGAGACACCTTTCACAAGTTACGTGGACACAACCTCATTTACAAAGAGCTGCACAGTCCACGTGTCGGAGAAGCCCTTCACCTGTAGGGAGATCAGGAAAgacttcctggccaacatgaggttTCTCCATCAAGAGGCCACTCAAACAGGGGAGAAGCCAAATAACAGTAACAAGTGTGTGGTGGCCTTTTACAGTGGAAAAAGTCATCGCAACTGGGGAAAATACAGTAAAGCCTTTAGCCACACAGACACACTTGTTCAGGACCAGAGAATCCTCACTAGAGAAGGGCTTTTTGAGTGCAGCAAATGTGGGAAAGCATGTACGCGAAGATGTAACCTCATTCAGCACCAGAAAGTCCACAGTGAAGAAAGGCCTTATGAATGCAACGAATGTGGAAAATTCTTTACCTACTACTCCAGTTTCATTATACATCAAagagttcatactggagaaaGGCCTTATGTGTGCCCTGAATGTGGGAAATCCTTTAGTCAGATCTACAGCCTCAATAGCCATAGGAaagttcacactggagaaaggccttaTGAATGCAGCGAATGTGGGAAATCTTTTAGCCAAAGGTCCAACCTCATGCAGCATCGcagagttcacactggagaaagaccttatgaatgcagtgaatgtgggaaatctTTTAGCCAAAACTTCAGCCTCATTTACCACcagagagttcacactggagaaagaccTCATGAGTGCAATGAATGTGGAAAATCCTTTAGCCGAAGCTCCAGCCTCATTCACCACCGGAGActtcacactggagaaagaccCTATGAGTGCAGTAAATGTGGGAAATCGTTTAAGCAAAGCTCCAGCTTCAGTTCACATCGGAAAGTCCACACAGGGGAAAGGCCTTATGTGTGTGGGGAATGTGGGAAATCCTTTAGCCATAGCTCCAACCTTAAGAACCACcagagagttcacactggagaaaggcctGTTGAGTGCAGTGAATGTAGCAAATCCTTTAGCTGTAAATCTAACCTCATTAAACACCtgagagttcacactggagaaaggccttatgagtgcagtgaatgtgggaaatcctTTAGCCAAAGTTCTAGCCTCATTCAACACCGGAGAGTTCACACTGGAAAAAGGCCTTATcagtgcagtgaatgtgggaaatcctTTGGCTGCAAATCTGTCCTCATTCAACACCAGAGAGTTCACATTGGAGAAAAGCCTTAA
- the ZNF211 gene encoding zinc finger protein 211 isoform X6, giving the protein MATALRDPAPVPIATEVLFKLTQGSVTFEDVAVYFSWEEWDLLDEAQKHLYFDVMLENFALTSSLGCWHGVEHEETPSEQRISVEGVPQFRTSKEGSSSQNAYSCEICGLVLRDILHLAEHQGTNCGQKLHTYGKQFYINANLQQHQRQHIKETPFTSYVDTTSFTKSCTVHVSEKPFTCREIRKDFLANMRFLHQEATQTGEKPNNSNKCVVAFYSGKSHRNWGKYSKAFSHTDTLVQDQRILTREGLFECSKCGKACTRRCNLIQHQKVHSEERPYECNECGKFFTYYSSFIIHQRVHTGERPYVCPECGKSFSQIYSLNSHRKVHTGERPYECSECGKSFSQRSNLMQHRRVHTGERPYECSECGKSFSQNFSLIYHQRVHTGERPHECNECGKSFSRSSSLIHHRRLHTGERPYECSKCGKSFKQSSSFSSHRKVHTGERPYVCGECGKSFSHSSNLKNHQRVHTGERPVECSECSKSFSCKSNLIKHLRVHTGERPYECSECGKSFSQSSSLIQHRRVHTGKRPYQCSECGKSFGCKSVLIQHQRVHIGEKP; this is encoded by the exons GTTCCCATAGCTACAGAGGTACTTTTCAAGCTTACACAG GGAAGTGTGACCTTTGAAGATGTGGCCGTGTACTTCTCCTGGGAGGAATGGGATCTCCTTGATGAGGCTCAGAAACACCTGTACTTCgatgtgatgctggagaacttTGCACTTACGTCCTCCCTGG GTTGTTGGCATGGAGTGGAGCATGAGGAAACACCTTCTGAACAGAGAATTTCTGTAGAAGGAGTGCCACAGTTCAGGACTTCCAAAGAAGGTTCATCTTCCCAGAATGCCTACTCCTGTGAAATATGTGGCCTGGTCTTGAGAGATATTTTGCACTTGGCTGAACACCAAGGAACAAACTGTGGGCAGAAACTACACACATATGGAAAACAATTCTACATCAATGCAAATCTTCAACAGCACCAGAGGCAGCACATTAAAGAGACACCTTTCACAAGTTACGTGGACACAACCTCATTTACAAAGAGCTGCACAGTCCACGTGTCGGAGAAGCCCTTCACCTGTAGGGAGATCAGGAAAgacttcctggccaacatgaggttTCTCCATCAAGAGGCCACTCAAACAGGGGAGAAGCCAAATAACAGTAACAAGTGTGTGGTGGCCTTTTACAGTGGAAAAAGTCATCGCAACTGGGGAAAATACAGTAAAGCCTTTAGCCACACAGACACACTTGTTCAGGACCAGAGAATCCTCACTAGAGAAGGGCTTTTTGAGTGCAGCAAATGTGGGAAAGCATGTACGCGAAGATGTAACCTCATTCAGCACCAGAAAGTCCACAGTGAAGAAAGGCCTTATGAATGCAACGAATGTGGAAAATTCTTTACCTACTACTCCAGTTTCATTATACATCAAagagttcatactggagaaaGGCCTTATGTGTGCCCTGAATGTGGGAAATCCTTTAGTCAGATCTACAGCCTCAATAGCCATAGGAaagttcacactggagaaaggccttaTGAATGCAGCGAATGTGGGAAATCTTTTAGCCAAAGGTCCAACCTCATGCAGCATCGcagagttcacactggagaaagaccttatgaatgcagtgaatgtgggaaatctTTTAGCCAAAACTTCAGCCTCATTTACCACcagagagttcacactggagaaagaccTCATGAGTGCAATGAATGTGGAAAATCCTTTAGCCGAAGCTCCAGCCTCATTCACCACCGGAGActtcacactggagaaagaccCTATGAGTGCAGTAAATGTGGGAAATCGTTTAAGCAAAGCTCCAGCTTCAGTTCACATCGGAAAGTCCACACAGGGGAAAGGCCTTATGTGTGTGGGGAATGTGGGAAATCCTTTAGCCATAGCTCCAACCTTAAGAACCACcagagagttcacactggagaaaggcctGTTGAGTGCAGTGAATGTAGCAAATCCTTTAGCTGTAAATCTAACCTCATTAAACACCtgagagttcacactggagaaaggccttatgagtgcagtgaatgtgggaaatcctTTAGCCAAAGTTCTAGCCTCATTCAACACCGGAGAGTTCACACTGGAAAAAGGCCTTATcagtgcagtgaatgtgggaaatcctTTGGCTGCAAATCTGTCCTCATTCAACACCAGAGAGTTCACATTGGAGAAAAGCCTTAA
- the ZNF211 gene encoding zinc finger protein 211 isoform X3 yields MATALRDPAPVPIATEVLFKLTQGSVTFEDVAVYFSWEEWDLLDEAQKHLYFDVMLENFALTSSLGKALILTLVPCTRLCVSPFPQEQLCPHIWTIGTASFPSSLGRCCGLSASLLPLSSQPKSTLGCWHGVEHEETPSEQRISVEGVPQFRTSKEGSSSQNAYSCEICGLVLRDILHLAEHQGTNCGQKLHTYGKQFYINANLQQHQRQHIKETPFTSYVDTTSFTKSCTVHVSEKPFTCREIRKDFLANMRFLHQEATQTGEKPNNSNKCVVAFYSGKSHRNWGKYSKAFSHTDTLVQDQRILTREGLFECSKCGKACTRRCNLIQHQKVHSEERPYECNECGKFFTYYSSFIIHQRVHTGERPYVCPECGKSFSQIYSLNSHRKVHTGERPYECSECGKSFSQRSNLMQHRRVHTGERPYECSECGKSFSQNFSLIYHQRVHTGERPHECNECGKSFSRSSSLIHHRRLHTGERPYECSKCGKSFKQSSSFSSHRKVHTGERPYVCGECGKSFSHSSNLKNHQRVHTGERPVECSECSKSFSCKSNLIKHLRVHTGERPYECSECGKSFSQSSSLIQHRRVHTGKRPYQCSECGKSFGCKSVLIQHQRVHIGEKP; encoded by the exons GTTCCCATAGCTACAGAGGTACTTTTCAAGCTTACACAG GGAAGTGTGACCTTTGAAGATGTGGCCGTGTACTTCTCCTGGGAGGAATGGGATCTCCTTGATGAGGCTCAGAAACACCTGTACTTCgatgtgatgctggagaacttTGCACTTACGTCCTCCCTGGGTAAGGCCCTCATACTCACCCTTGTACCCTGTACCAGGCTCTGTGTTTCTCCTTTTCCTCAGGAGCAGCTCTGTCCTCATATCTGGACCATAGGCACTGCCTCCTTCCCCAGTTCCCTGGGTAGATGTTGTGGACTGAGTGCAAGCCTACTTCCCTTATCATCCCAGCCTAAAAGCACCTTGG GTTGTTGGCATGGAGTGGAGCATGAGGAAACACCTTCTGAACAGAGAATTTCTGTAGAAGGAGTGCCACAGTTCAGGACTTCCAAAGAAGGTTCATCTTCCCAGAATGCCTACTCCTGTGAAATATGTGGCCTGGTCTTGAGAGATATTTTGCACTTGGCTGAACACCAAGGAACAAACTGTGGGCAGAAACTACACACATATGGAAAACAATTCTACATCAATGCAAATCTTCAACAGCACCAGAGGCAGCACATTAAAGAGACACCTTTCACAAGTTACGTGGACACAACCTCATTTACAAAGAGCTGCACAGTCCACGTGTCGGAGAAGCCCTTCACCTGTAGGGAGATCAGGAAAgacttcctggccaacatgaggttTCTCCATCAAGAGGCCACTCAAACAGGGGAGAAGCCAAATAACAGTAACAAGTGTGTGGTGGCCTTTTACAGTGGAAAAAGTCATCGCAACTGGGGAAAATACAGTAAAGCCTTTAGCCACACAGACACACTTGTTCAGGACCAGAGAATCCTCACTAGAGAAGGGCTTTTTGAGTGCAGCAAATGTGGGAAAGCATGTACGCGAAGATGTAACCTCATTCAGCACCAGAAAGTCCACAGTGAAGAAAGGCCTTATGAATGCAACGAATGTGGAAAATTCTTTACCTACTACTCCAGTTTCATTATACATCAAagagttcatactggagaaaGGCCTTATGTGTGCCCTGAATGTGGGAAATCCTTTAGTCAGATCTACAGCCTCAATAGCCATAGGAaagttcacactggagaaaggccttaTGAATGCAGCGAATGTGGGAAATCTTTTAGCCAAAGGTCCAACCTCATGCAGCATCGcagagttcacactggagaaagaccttatgaatgcagtgaatgtgggaaatctTTTAGCCAAAACTTCAGCCTCATTTACCACcagagagttcacactggagaaagaccTCATGAGTGCAATGAATGTGGAAAATCCTTTAGCCGAAGCTCCAGCCTCATTCACCACCGGAGActtcacactggagaaagaccCTATGAGTGCAGTAAATGTGGGAAATCGTTTAAGCAAAGCTCCAGCTTCAGTTCACATCGGAAAGTCCACACAGGGGAAAGGCCTTATGTGTGTGGGGAATGTGGGAAATCCTTTAGCCATAGCTCCAACCTTAAGAACCACcagagagttcacactggagaaaggcctGTTGAGTGCAGTGAATGTAGCAAATCCTTTAGCTGTAAATCTAACCTCATTAAACACCtgagagttcacactggagaaaggccttatgagtgcagtgaatgtgggaaatcctTTAGCCAAAGTTCTAGCCTCATTCAACACCGGAGAGTTCACACTGGAAAAAGGCCTTATcagtgcagtgaatgtgggaaatcctTTGGCTGCAAATCTGTCCTCATTCAACACCAGAGAGTTCACATTGGAGAAAAGCCTTAA
- the ZNF211 gene encoding zinc finger protein 211 isoform X1 yields the protein MATALRDPAPVPIATEVLFKLTQGSVTFEDVAVYFSWEEWDLLDEAQKHLYFDVMLENFALTSSLGKALILTLVPCTRLCVSPFPQEQLCPHIWTIGTASFPSSLGRCCGLSASLLPLSSQPKSTLGLTSSWSHVVAQLGLGEVSSVLHRMFMTPASARWDQRGPGLHEWHLGKGMSSGCWHGVEHEETPSEQRISVEGVPQFRTSKEGSSSQNAYSCEICGLVLRDILHLAEHQGTNCGQKLHTYGKQFYINANLQQHQRQHIKETPFTSYVDTTSFTKSCTVHVSEKPFTCREIRKDFLANMRFLHQEATQTGEKPNNSNKCVVAFYSGKSHRNWGKYSKAFSHTDTLVQDQRILTREGLFECSKCGKACTRRCNLIQHQKVHSEERPYECNECGKFFTYYSSFIIHQRVHTGERPYVCPECGKSFSQIYSLNSHRKVHTGERPYECSECGKSFSQRSNLMQHRRVHTGERPYECSECGKSFSQNFSLIYHQRVHTGERPHECNECGKSFSRSSSLIHHRRLHTGERPYECSKCGKSFKQSSSFSSHRKVHTGERPYVCGECGKSFSHSSNLKNHQRVHTGERPVECSECSKSFSCKSNLIKHLRVHTGERPYECSECGKSFSQSSSLIQHRRVHTGKRPYQCSECGKSFGCKSVLIQHQRVHIGEKP from the exons GTTCCCATAGCTACAGAGGTACTTTTCAAGCTTACACAG GGAAGTGTGACCTTTGAAGATGTGGCCGTGTACTTCTCCTGGGAGGAATGGGATCTCCTTGATGAGGCTCAGAAACACCTGTACTTCgatgtgatgctggagaacttTGCACTTACGTCCTCCCTGGGTAAGGCCCTCATACTCACCCTTGTACCCTGTACCAGGCTCTGTGTTTCTCCTTTTCCTCAGGAGCAGCTCTGTCCTCATATCTGGACCATAGGCACTGCCTCCTTCCCCAGTTCCCTGGGTAGATGTTGTGGACTGAGTGCAAGCCTACTTCCCTTATCATCCCAGCCTAAAAGCACCTTGG GACTTACATCATCCTGGTCTCATGTAGTTGCTCAACTAGGACTAGGGGAAGTGTCCTCTGTTCTTCACAGGATGTTCAtgactccagcctcagcaagATGGGATCAGAGAGGGCCTGGCCTACATGAATGGCACTTGGGAAAAGGCATGTCATCAG GTTGTTGGCATGGAGTGGAGCATGAGGAAACACCTTCTGAACAGAGAATTTCTGTAGAAGGAGTGCCACAGTTCAGGACTTCCAAAGAAGGTTCATCTTCCCAGAATGCCTACTCCTGTGAAATATGTGGCCTGGTCTTGAGAGATATTTTGCACTTGGCTGAACACCAAGGAACAAACTGTGGGCAGAAACTACACACATATGGAAAACAATTCTACATCAATGCAAATCTTCAACAGCACCAGAGGCAGCACATTAAAGAGACACCTTTCACAAGTTACGTGGACACAACCTCATTTACAAAGAGCTGCACAGTCCACGTGTCGGAGAAGCCCTTCACCTGTAGGGAGATCAGGAAAgacttcctggccaacatgaggttTCTCCATCAAGAGGCCACTCAAACAGGGGAGAAGCCAAATAACAGTAACAAGTGTGTGGTGGCCTTTTACAGTGGAAAAAGTCATCGCAACTGGGGAAAATACAGTAAAGCCTTTAGCCACACAGACACACTTGTTCAGGACCAGAGAATCCTCACTAGAGAAGGGCTTTTTGAGTGCAGCAAATGTGGGAAAGCATGTACGCGAAGATGTAACCTCATTCAGCACCAGAAAGTCCACAGTGAAGAAAGGCCTTATGAATGCAACGAATGTGGAAAATTCTTTACCTACTACTCCAGTTTCATTATACATCAAagagttcatactggagaaaGGCCTTATGTGTGCCCTGAATGTGGGAAATCCTTTAGTCAGATCTACAGCCTCAATAGCCATAGGAaagttcacactggagaaaggccttaTGAATGCAGCGAATGTGGGAAATCTTTTAGCCAAAGGTCCAACCTCATGCAGCATCGcagagttcacactggagaaagaccttatgaatgcagtgaatgtgggaaatctTTTAGCCAAAACTTCAGCCTCATTTACCACcagagagttcacactggagaaagaccTCATGAGTGCAATGAATGTGGAAAATCCTTTAGCCGAAGCTCCAGCCTCATTCACCACCGGAGActtcacactggagaaagaccCTATGAGTGCAGTAAATGTGGGAAATCGTTTAAGCAAAGCTCCAGCTTCAGTTCACATCGGAAAGTCCACACAGGGGAAAGGCCTTATGTGTGTGGGGAATGTGGGAAATCCTTTAGCCATAGCTCCAACCTTAAGAACCACcagagagttcacactggagaaaggcctGTTGAGTGCAGTGAATGTAGCAAATCCTTTAGCTGTAAATCTAACCTCATTAAACACCtgagagttcacactggagaaaggccttatgagtgcagtgaatgtgggaaatcctTTAGCCAAAGTTCTAGCCTCATTCAACACCGGAGAGTTCACACTGGAAAAAGGCCTTATcagtgcagtgaatgtgggaaatcctTTGGCTGCAAATCTGTCCTCATTCAACACCAGAGAGTTCACATTGGAGAAAAGCCTTAA